A genome region from Lactobacillus sp. ESL0791 includes the following:
- a CDS encoding cation diffusion facilitator family transporter, with protein MKKDQTTKRYAYVTALNVIITIAEFIGGAVSGSLALLSDAVHNLSDVGAIILSFVAHLISGRKRDKNKTFGYERAETLAAFTNGIILIIISVFLFFEAIGRFWQPEEIKGGIMLVVSAIGLAANFVSMLAMHSDAKESLNVRSTFVHMLSDALSSVAVVAGAIFIYFYHVSWLDPLLTMLVSVFVLHEAWEITSKAANVLMESNPDIDLERVNQIVLAFPEIKNIHHVHVWRYSDNYIMLDAHVNVAPNLTAGEFEQLTQKIGKQLQEQLGVNHINFQVECERGKNDDMIVSDQ; from the coding sequence ATGAAAAAAGACCAGACGACTAAACGTTATGCATATGTGACTGCTTTGAATGTGATTATTACGATCGCCGAATTTATCGGCGGTGCGGTTTCCGGTTCATTAGCGCTGCTGTCGGATGCCGTTCATAATCTGAGCGATGTCGGCGCAATCATCCTGTCCTTTGTGGCCCATCTGATCAGCGGCCGCAAGCGTGACAAGAATAAAACCTTCGGCTATGAGCGGGCAGAAACCTTAGCGGCTTTTACCAACGGCATTATTTTGATTATTATCAGCGTGTTCTTGTTTTTTGAGGCCATCGGCCGTTTTTGGCAGCCGGAAGAAATCAAGGGCGGCATCATGCTGGTGGTTTCGGCCATCGGGCTAGCCGCCAATTTCGTTTCCATGCTGGCGATGCACAGCGATGCGAAGGAAAGCCTGAATGTCCGTTCAACCTTTGTCCACATGCTCAGTGATGCCCTCTCCAGTGTCGCGGTCGTTGCCGGAGCCATCTTCATTTACTTTTACCATGTTTCCTGGCTTGATCCGCTGTTAACGATGCTGGTTTCCGTCTTTGTCCTGCATGAGGCCTGGGAGATTACCAGCAAGGCGGCCAACGTTCTGATGGAATCCAATCCAGATATCGATCTGGAACGCGTGAACCAAATCGTGTTGGCTTTTCCGGAAATTAAAAATATCCACCACGTGCATGTATGGCGCTACAGCGATAACTATATCATGCTGGATGCCCACGTGAATGTCGCTCCGAACCTGACAGCTGGTGAATTTGAACAGTTAACCCAAAAAATTGGCAAGCAGCTGCAGGAGCAGCTCGGCGTCAACCACATTAATTTTCAGGTGGAATGCGAACGCGGCAAAAATGATGATATGATTGTATCAGA
- a CDS encoding histidine phosphatase family protein: MQTEVYLVRHGETMFNTLNKVQGWCDSPLTTKGINDLKKTAVALSKVHFDNMYSSDLKRAIDTVNLMKNANQVSQIGKIKKLPEFREVFFGSFEGDDINETWAQVALAAGIKNEDDVTKIINTIGIDNFRKATKKADPRHLAEDTAQLDARMGQAVKALHAVTRNEKRVLLVSHGDFIKTLGIKYWDQSDGVHDIEFPDNGSVSRGILSDDGKFEIVDYNVNAASL, from the coding sequence TTGCAAACAGAAGTTTATTTGGTACGGCACGGTGAAACCATGTTTAATACACTGAATAAGGTTCAGGGTTGGTGTGATTCACCGCTGACGACCAAGGGAATAAATGATTTGAAAAAAACAGCGGTGGCACTCAGTAAAGTGCATTTTGACAACATGTATTCTTCCGATCTGAAACGGGCCATCGACACGGTAAATCTGATGAAAAATGCCAATCAGGTATCCCAAATTGGCAAGATTAAAAAACTGCCGGAGTTTCGGGAAGTCTTTTTTGGTTCATTCGAAGGCGATGACATTAATGAGACATGGGCGCAAGTGGCACTTGCTGCCGGAATCAAAAACGAAGATGATGTCACTAAAATTATTAATACTATCGGGATTGATAATTTTCGTAAAGCAACCAAGAAGGCGGATCCGCGCCACTTGGCGGAGGATACCGCTCAGCTCGATGCCAGAATGGGGCAGGCCGTCAAGGCGCTGCATGCTGTGACCCGCAACGAGAAGCGGGTACTGCTGGTTTCCCACGGTGATTTTATCAAGACGCTGGGAATCAAGTACTGGGATCAAAGCGACGGGGTTCACGATATTGAATTTCCAGACAATGGCAGTGTCAGTCGCGGGATTCTGTCCGATGATGGCAAGTTTGAAATTGTTGATTATAATGTCAACGCAGCAAGTCTGTGA
- a CDS encoding sulfite exporter TauE/SafE family protein, translating into MLSLGEIIFILFGGVAGGLLSSVASMASLASYPVLLAVGIPPVYANVTNDAALIWTSIGSTISSTKELKGHWKQVGFYSLFTVVGSLIGCLLLLSFPAKVFEKLVPFFIAGSGIMVLASSKHHSLEPHKKPLWQQIFYIAALLVMGIYSGYFGAAGGVIVLVLLTYITDEKFIVVNAIKNVICGLANLVALIVFIFTSHIYWLQVIPLAVGMFIGGYLGMGILRHVPAKAVRIFIACLAFCQASYFFWQAYLQ; encoded by the coding sequence ATGCTGTCACTTGGGGAAATTATTTTTATCTTGTTTGGGGGTGTTGCCGGCGGTCTGCTGTCATCGGTTGCGTCAATGGCGTCGCTTGCCTCGTACCCGGTGCTGCTGGCGGTGGGAATTCCGCCGGTTTACGCTAATGTGACCAACGATGCGGCCCTGATTTGGACCAGCATCGGTTCGACAATTTCGTCGACCAAAGAGCTTAAGGGCCACTGGAAGCAGGTCGGTTTTTACTCATTGTTTACGGTTGTTGGCTCCCTAATCGGCTGCCTATTGCTGTTATCTTTTCCGGCCAAAGTGTTTGAAAAATTGGTGCCGTTTTTTATTGCGGGTTCGGGAATCATGGTTCTTGCTTCCAGCAAACATCATAGCTTAGAGCCGCACAAAAAGCCGCTTTGGCAACAAATTTTTTATATCGCGGCGCTTCTCGTCATGGGAATTTACAGCGGTTATTTTGGCGCTGCCGGCGGCGTGATTGTTCTGGTTTTATTGACCTATATCACCGATGAAAAATTCATCGTGGTTAATGCCATTAAGAACGTAATCTGCGGCCTCGCCAATCTGGTTGCCCTGATTGTGTTTATCTTTACCTCCCACATTTATTGGCTGCAGGTAATTCCGCTGGCTGTCGGGATGTTTATCGGCGGCTACTTAGGGATGGGTATCCTGCGCCACGTTCCGGCCAAGGCGGTCAGAATCTTTATTGCCTGTCTGGCTTTTTGTCAGGCCAGCTACTTCTTTTGGCAAGCATATTTGCAGTGA
- a CDS encoding HAD family hydrolase, giving the protein MTRFTTLIFIPEGSILNEKAALQNALRQTLKEYGHDFGPGERLKYTDLQKQLKLLSEDEQISLLLQTFLPAKFDNARTIFMKKMQQQKQLIKGAAEFLDTVHGQLQLILLAKEKRAQIVPRLADSELLTYFAKSYFRDNFTVSLPNKNIFYQILQDNTDIDPDTTMVIGTSLAEEIQGAENANLKSLWLAPKKDKIPITPHPTLHLTKLSDLLFYLDLD; this is encoded by the coding sequence ATGACGAGATTTACGACATTAATTTTTATTCCAGAGGGAAGCATCCTAAACGAAAAGGCAGCGCTGCAAAATGCCCTGCGGCAGACGCTAAAGGAATACGGGCATGATTTTGGCCCGGGGGAACGGCTGAAATACACCGACCTGCAGAAGCAGTTAAAATTACTTAGCGAAGACGAACAAATAAGCTTGCTGCTGCAAACCTTTTTGCCAGCCAAATTTGACAATGCAAGAACAATTTTTATGAAAAAAATGCAGCAACAGAAGCAGTTGATCAAGGGCGCGGCCGAATTTTTGGACACCGTGCATGGGCAACTGCAGTTAATTCTGCTTGCTAAAGAAAAAAGGGCGCAAATTGTACCACGGTTAGCAGACAGCGAGCTGCTGACCTATTTTGCTAAAAGTTACTTCCGTGATAATTTCACCGTTTCATTGCCCAATAAAAATATTTTTTACCAAATTTTGCAGGATAATACAGACATTGATCCAGATACCACAATGGTTATCGGCACCAGTCTGGCCGAAGAAATTCAGGGCGCGGAAAATGCTAACCTCAAATCGCTTTGGCTGGCACCGAAAAAGGATAAGATTCCAATCACTCCGCACCCAACATTGCATTTGACCAAATTGAGTGATTTATTGTTTTATCTTGACCTAGATTAA
- a CDS encoding DJ-1 family glyoxalase III, which yields MTKIAVVFADGCEEVEGLSIIDVFRRLGIQADMVGLTSKQVNGDHNIQLTCDKTVDDSLLDYDVVAFPGGKTGAENLRDNQKLRDLMVQRQEKGKWDAAMCAAPIALARYGVLDNADYTCYPGFDEQTKKDAQNGNFQETIAVVDKDKKVITSRGPATAWAFAYQIAEALEIDTKALKQGMLYNYLADNIQDSL from the coding sequence ATGACAAAAATTGCTGTTGTATTTGCTGACGGCTGTGAAGAAGTTGAAGGCCTCAGCATCATTGATGTTTTTCGCCGGCTGGGTATCCAAGCTGACATGGTGGGCTTGACCAGCAAACAGGTTAACGGTGACCACAATATCCAATTAACCTGTGACAAGACCGTAGACGACAGCCTATTGGACTATGACGTTGTTGCTTTTCCGGGCGGGAAAACTGGTGCGGAAAACCTGCGTGACAATCAGAAATTACGTGATTTGATGGTGCAGCGCCAGGAAAAAGGCAAATGGGATGCAGCCATGTGTGCAGCCCCAATTGCGTTAGCACGCTACGGCGTTTTAGATAATGCCGATTATACCTGCTACCCTGGTTTCGACGAGCAAACCAAAAAAGATGCTCAAAATGGGAATTTTCAGGAAACAATTGCGGTCGTTGATAAGGACAAAAAGGTAATCACCAGCCGAGGCCCGGCAACCGCGTGGGCATTTGCCTACCAGATTGCCGAGGCTTTGGAAATTGATACCAAGGCCCTTAAGCAAGGGATGCTTTACAATTACCTAGCAGACAATATTCAAGACAGCCTGTAG
- a CDS encoding ATP-binding cassette domain-containing protein, translated as MQLKVVNLSLSLNSNLILNNLNFTIKSGGLIGLIGPNGAGKSTLLKVIATIIKPGSGKIMLDGVNIVKEPKKMRQLIGYMPQKVPFYSHLTAMEYLQYIAALKNLPQKESVTQIDSLLTKFQLSNVGRKKLANFSGGMIQRVGLIAALLGDPKIIVVDEPTAGLDPIERVILRNTLAELAVKRIVLLSTHIISDIEAIANDLIILQSGTIKYQGTASGLIAKAQNLVWEYVLPSGTNISNLTNVSSLIQGSDGLHVRVIQKNTPNSAAKLVVPSLEDASLALIESCDQSA; from the coding sequence ATGCAATTAAAAGTAGTTAATTTATCATTGAGTCTGAATTCAAACTTAATCTTGAATAACTTGAATTTTACAATAAAATCTGGTGGATTGATTGGACTAATTGGTCCTAATGGTGCTGGTAAGTCAACTTTACTTAAAGTTATTGCCACTATTATTAAACCAGGTAGTGGAAAGATTATGCTTGATGGTGTAAACATTGTTAAGGAGCCGAAAAAAATGCGGCAACTAATTGGTTATATGCCGCAAAAAGTTCCATTTTATTCTCACTTAACAGCAATGGAATATTTACAATATATTGCAGCATTGAAGAATCTACCACAAAAAGAGAGTGTAACTCAGATTGATTCTTTGTTGACAAAATTTCAGTTGTCAAACGTAGGTAGAAAAAAATTAGCAAATTTTTCTGGAGGTATGATTCAGAGAGTTGGGCTGATAGCCGCTCTTTTGGGTGATCCAAAAATCATTGTAGTTGATGAACCAACCGCTGGTCTTGATCCGATTGAGCGTGTGATTCTTCGGAATACTTTGGCTGAACTTGCTGTAAAGCGAATAGTTTTATTATCAACTCATATTATTTCTGATATTGAAGCAATTGCTAATGATTTAATTATTTTACAATCAGGAACGATTAAATACCAAGGAACTGCGTCAGGTTTGATTGCAAAAGCACAAAATTTAGTTTGGGAATATGTTCTGCCTAGTGGAACAAACATCAGTAACTTAACAAATGTAAGCTCACTTATTCAAGGTTCTGATGGCCTTCATGTGCGTGTTATTCAAAAAAATACTCCTAACAGTGCTGCTAAATTGGTTGTTCCTAGTTTAGAAGATGCAAGTTTAGCTTTGATTGAAAGTTGTGATCAGAGTGCTTAG
- a CDS encoding integrase yields MSKVTDEYVKRAQNALNNKYRRILGYQTAKEVFTAEIA; encoded by the coding sequence ATGTCAAAGGTGACTGATGAATATGTAAAACGGGCACAAAATGCCTTGAATAACAAATATCGGAGAATTCTCGGATATCAAACAGCAAAGGAAGTATTTACGGCAGAGATAGCCTGA
- a CDS encoding putative holin-like toxin produces the protein MSVFEAISLMLLFGTFITALLTYIDKHK, from the coding sequence GTGAGTGTGTTCGAAGCAATATCTTTGATGTTGCTGTTTGGCACGTTTATCACTGCTTTGTTGACATATATCGACAAGCATAAGTAA
- a CDS encoding histidine phosphatase family protein, which yields MKELYLMRHSQTLFNQLHRIQGASDSPLTAQGIADAQEVGRYFKQQDITFDHAYSSTQERACDTLENITSQPYERLKGLKEWNFGVFEGQSEQLNPHDDSSRHSYGDFFLQFGGESDLQVQERMNKTLTKIMDRPDHQRVLAVSHGGACFMFLQKWLPYAEIKKRVKNFHNCCILKFAYDAGKFTFIEAINVKEL from the coding sequence ATGAAGGAACTGTACTTAATGCGGCATAGCCAAACTTTATTTAATCAACTGCATCGGATTCAGGGAGCTTCGGATTCGCCGTTGACGGCTCAAGGGATCGCCGATGCCCAAGAGGTAGGCCGTTATTTTAAACAACAGGATATCACATTTGATCACGCCTATTCTTCAACGCAGGAGCGGGCGTGTGATACGCTGGAAAACATTACAAGTCAACCTTACGAACGGCTGAAAGGATTAAAAGAATGGAATTTTGGCGTGTTTGAGGGTCAGAGTGAGCAACTGAATCCTCATGACGACAGCAGCCGTCATTCTTATGGTGATTTTTTCCTGCAGTTTGGCGGTGAATCAGACCTGCAGGTGCAGGAGCGGATGAATAAGACGCTGACTAAAATTATGGACAGGCCGGATCATCAACGGGTTCTTGCCGTCAGCCATGGCGGTGCCTGCTTCATGTTTCTGCAAAAATGGCTGCCGTATGCCGAAATTAAGAAACGGGTTAAAAATTTCCACAATTGCTGCATTCTAAAATTTGCTTATGATGCAGGGAAATTTACCTTTATTGAAGCAATCAATGTTAAGGAACTGTAG
- a CDS encoding alpha/beta hydrolase, translated as MTKKRKTIVTLIIGVFCLLLAAGAFCFLRQEKQTYQVDSKADVGKVENRGTVVPTLYLHGWGASARSTNSMIAYAEKHNGAQKVLTATILRDGRVRLKGAWAANVKRPLIQVVMQDNKNGDYYQTREWFYNLIVLLQKKYRIRRYNIVAHSMGNLTTIFYQMKYGSRKNLPRLQKQVDLGGHFDGIIGMDDQPNRNKILADGRPKYLNKSYKYLLKNRKNYPRGVAILNIFGNKEDGTNSDGDVSVVSARSLAYLVRGRARSYREVEIKGANGQHSKLHENPRVDRLIGNFLW; from the coding sequence ATGACTAAAAAAAGGAAAACAATTGTTACGTTAATTATTGGTGTTTTTTGCCTGCTGCTTGCAGCTGGTGCCTTTTGCTTCTTGCGGCAAGAAAAGCAGACTTATCAGGTCGATTCTAAGGCTGATGTTGGTAAGGTTGAAAACCGTGGGACCGTCGTGCCAACACTCTATCTTCACGGCTGGGGTGCGAGTGCCAGGTCAACCAACAGTATGATTGCTTATGCAGAAAAACATAATGGTGCTCAGAAAGTGCTGACTGCAACGATTCTGCGAGATGGCCGGGTCAGGCTGAAAGGTGCTTGGGCGGCCAATGTTAAGCGGCCGTTGATTCAGGTTGTGATGCAGGACAATAAAAACGGCGATTACTACCAGACACGGGAATGGTTTTACAATTTAATCGTGTTGTTGCAGAAGAAATATCGTATTCGGCGTTACAATATTGTTGCACACTCGATGGGTAACCTGACCACGATTTTTTACCAAATGAAATATGGCAGCAGGAAGAATTTACCGCGGCTGCAAAAACAGGTAGATTTGGGTGGACATTTTGACGGGATTATCGGCATGGATGATCAGCCTAACCGCAACAAAATTTTGGCGGATGGCCGGCCCAAGTATTTGAATAAGTCTTATAAATACTTGCTGAAGAACAGGAAAAATTATCCCCGCGGGGTTGCAATCCTGAATATTTTTGGCAATAAGGAAGACGGTACCAATTCGGACGGGGATGTCAGTGTTGTTTCGGCACGCTCGTTGGCTTATCTGGTGCGCGGCCGCGCACGGAGCTACCGTGAAGTTGAGATTAAGGGCGCAAACGGCCAGCACAGCAAGCTGCACGAAAATCCTCGGGTTGACCGGTTAATCGGGAACTTTTTGTGGTAA